From one Bacteroidota bacterium genomic stretch:
- a CDS encoding gliding motility-associated C-terminal domain-containing protein: protein MFSTSNLLATHYRAGEIVFRNISGLNYEIIVYTYTDQFGAGDPSTDGINVDFGDNTSLRVERTSFDILNPSTSYGVKRNAYKTNHTYKGAGVFVVSISDPNRVDAIRNINDGNSVNIPFSVQSQIIIDAGYTNQSPILLSVPIDRGCVGKVFVHNPSAYDPDGDSLVYEIRAPNIGPNMPVPGFTIPETSDSFTINQLTGQLTWGTPKYSGFYNIVIRIKEYRRNGVIQPILVGYVDRDIQIRILLCTNNPPIIASMSNACVIAGDLLEKNISAKDNDAGNQISLTGFGGPFAQKTSPAFTLPSTAVGNPAGFLFRWRPACTSIRADSFQAVFRAIDNGDPVPLTDVQSFKIKVNGPAPRNLTPVIQDNGFKLNWTVDTCGYAFGYRIYRRIDSSFWNPAYCQIGVPASTGFVLLDTVEGVNNNTYFDNDFGKGISPLINYCYRVTAFYLARNDVGGIVNLAEPSESKASIEVCALIQRTKPIITNVSVLKTNAATGAILVKWLKPLLLDSNQNPPPYTVQVKRAVVGTTNFTNVGTAKNYSTFADIINDSLIDSNINTQSAQYYYKVSFVSGTTLVDESIIASSPFLEPYNTNQAVVLNLQYDVPWKNTSFVVYRQNGLNFDSIATTSSSSYIDTGLINGQTYCYYVKTVGNYNQQFWPDTLYNNSQVVCGTPVDTIPPCPPVLSYTTPCNKFNINDIILNWTYPANCKQDIQSYKVLYRKQVTDTWIELATLSGGANSYIDTRPQLTYGIAGCYAVIAIDTVGNVSSPDGNSFCIDNCPYYVLPNTFTPNTDNSNDIFKPFPYRFIEKIELQVYNRWGTPVFETTDIDINWDGKDQTSGKELVAGTYFYIIKIYENYLDGTKERKVRGTVEIIR from the coding sequence TTGTTTTCAACAAGTAATTTATTAGCTACTCATTATAGGGCAGGTGAAATTGTTTTTAGAAATATATCGGGTTTAAATTACGAAATAATTGTTTACACCTATACCGATCAATTTGGTGCGGGTGATCCGAGCACAGATGGTATAAATGTTGATTTTGGCGATAATACATCATTGAGAGTTGAACGTACCTCGTTTGATATTTTAAACCCAAGTACCAGTTATGGTGTAAAGCGTAATGCTTATAAAACCAACCATACTTACAAAGGTGCAGGTGTTTTTGTGGTAAGTATTTCTGATCCAAACAGGGTTGATGCCATCCGGAATATAAATGATGGTAATTCAGTTAACATTCCATTCAGCGTACAGTCACAAATTATTATTGATGCAGGTTATACCAATCAGTCGCCCATTTTACTTTCGGTACCTATTGACAGGGGATGTGTTGGAAAAGTATTTGTACATAATCCAAGTGCTTACGACCCCGATGGCGATAGTTTAGTATACGAAATAAGAGCCCCAAACATTGGTCCCAATATGCCGGTACCGGGTTTTACTATACCCGAAACATCCGACTCATTTACCATTAACCAGCTTACCGGGCAATTAACTTGGGGAACCCCTAAATATTCTGGTTTTTACAATATAGTTATTCGTATAAAAGAATACAGACGAAATGGTGTTATACAGCCCATATTAGTTGGTTATGTAGATAGAGATATTCAAATAAGAATATTGCTTTGTACTAATAATCCTCCAATTATAGCATCTATGAGTAATGCTTGCGTAATAGCAGGTGATTTATTAGAAAAAAATATTTCAGCAAAAGACAATGATGCTGGTAACCAAATAAGTTTAACCGGTTTTGGTGGGCCATTTGCCCAAAAAACCAGTCCCGCTTTTACCCTGCCGTCAACTGCAGTGGGTAATCCCGCAGGCTTTTTGTTTAGATGGCGCCCTGCTTGTACTTCTATAAGAGCTGATTCTTTTCAAGCTGTTTTTAGAGCCATTGACAATGGAGACCCTGTTCCTTTAACAGATGTACAATCATTTAAAATAAAAGTAAATGGTCCCGCTCCACGTAACCTAACTCCTGTTATACAAGATAACGGCTTTAAATTAAACTGGACTGTTGATACCTGTGGTTATGCTTTTGGTTATAGAATTTACAGACGCATTGATTCTTCGTTTTGGAACCCTGCTTATTGCCAGATTGGAGTGCCCGCATCAACAGGTTTTGTTTTGTTAGATACCGTTGAGGGAGTAAATAACAATACTTATTTTGACAATGATTTTGGCAAAGGAATTTCTCCTTTGATTAATTACTGTTATAGAGTTACTGCATTTTATTTAGCCCGTAACGATGTAGGTGGCATTGTTAATTTAGCCGAACCTTCAGAAAGCAAAGCAAGTATTGAAGTATGTGCACTTATACAAAGAACCAAACCCATTATAACCAATGTAAGTGTTTTAAAAACCAATGCTGCTACGGGTGCTATTTTGGTTAAATGGTTAAAGCCACTTCTTTTAGATTCCAATCAAAATCCGCCACCTTATACCGTACAGGTAAAAAGAGCTGTTGTTGGAACCACTAATTTTACAAATGTAGGAACAGCAAAAAACTACAGCACCTTTGCAGATATTATAAACGACAGCTTAATCGATTCAAATATCAATACACAATCAGCACAATACTATTATAAGGTTTCGTTTGTAAGCGGTACCACTTTGGTAGATGAAAGTATTATTGCCAGTTCACCATTTTTAGAGCCATACAATACCAATCAGGCTGTAGTGTTAAACCTGCAATATGATGTGCCTTGGAAAAATACTTCGTTTGTAGTGTATAGGCAAAATGGATTAAATTTTGATTCCATTGCTACTACTTCATCCAGTTCATACATTGATACCGGTTTAATAAATGGCCAAACCTATTGTTACTATGTAAAAACCGTTGGTAACTATAATCAGCAGTTTTGGCCAGATACTTTATACAATAATTCGCAAGTTGTATGTGGTACTCCCGTTGATACCATACCACCTTGTCCGCCCGTATTAAGTTATACAACACCATGTAATAAATTTAATATCAACGATATTATTTTGAACTGGACTTATCCGGCCAATTGCAAGCAGGATATTCAGTCGTATAAAGTATTGTACAGGAAACAAGTAACCGATACCTGGATAGAATTAGCCACATTGAGTGGAGGAGCCAATTCATATATTGATACCAGACCACAGTTAACTTATGGAATAGCAGGTTGCTATGCCGTAATTGCTATTGATACAGTTGGCAATGTGAGCAGTCCGGATGGAAATAGTTTTTGTATTGACAATTGCCCGTATTATGTATTGCCAAACACTTTTACACCTAATACTGATAACTCTAACGATATTTTCAAACCATTTCCATATAGGTTTATTGAGAAAATAGAATTGCAGGTATACAATAGATGGGGAACTCCCGTGTTTGAAACTACTGATATAGATATTAACTGGGATGGTAAAGACCAAACTTCAGGAAAAGAATTAGTAGCAGGCACGTATTTCTATATAATAAAAATATACGAAAATTATTTAGATGGTACCAAAGAACGAAAAGTAAGAGGTACGGTTGAAATAATAAGATAA
- a CDS encoding succinate dehydrogenase/fumarate reductase iron-sulfur subunit has protein sequence MSGNMKINLKVWRQKNGNSQGKLVDYKVEDVSPDMSFLEMFDVLNDKLVSEGKDEPIAFDHDCREGICGMCSMYINGRPHGPNQGVTTCQLHMRSFKDGDTIVVEPWRASAFPVIKDLAVDRSAFDRIIASGGFISVNTGNAQDANNLPIPKDDADEAFAAAACIGCGACVAACKNSSAMLFVSAKVSQLALLPQGAPERSSRVLNMVAQMDNEGFGACTNTGACSAECPKEISLTNIARLNREYLVAQLTSK, from the coding sequence ATGAGCGGAAATATGAAAATCAACTTGAAAGTTTGGCGTCAAAAAAATGGCAACAGTCAAGGTAAGTTAGTTGATTACAAAGTAGAAGATGTATCGCCTGATATGTCTTTTCTTGAAATGTTTGACGTTTTAAACGACAAATTAGTAAGCGAAGGTAAAGATGAGCCAATAGCTTTTGATCACGATTGTAGAGAAGGTATTTGCGGTATGTGTAGCATGTATATCAATGGTCGTCCGCATGGGCCAAACCAAGGTGTTACTACCTGCCAGTTACATATGCGTAGTTTTAAAGATGGCGATACCATAGTAGTGGAACCATGGAGAGCTTCTGCATTCCCGGTTATAAAAGATTTAGCGGTAGACCGTTCCGCATTTGACAGGATTATAGCTTCAGGTGGATTTATTTCGGTAAATACCGGAAACGCGCAGGATGCAAATAATTTGCCAATTCCAAAAGATGATGCAGATGAAGCATTTGCAGCAGCAGCTTGTATTGGTTGTGGTGCTTGTGTAGCAGCCTGTAAAAATTCATCAGCTATGTTATTTGTTTCAGCTAAAGTTTCGCAATTGGCATTATTACCACAAGGAGCTCCTGAACGTAGCTCACGTGTGTTGAACATGGTTGCCCAAATGGATAACGAAGGTTTTGGTGCTTGTACCAACACAGGTGCTTGCTCAGCTGAGTGCCCTAAAGAAATATCATTAACCAATATTGCCCGTTTAAACAGAGAGTATTTAGTAGCCCAGTTGACTTCTAAATAA
- a CDS encoding fumarate reductase/succinate dehydrogenase flavoprotein subunit gives MLDSKIPQGPLEQKWTKYRSTVPLVNPANKRSLEIIVVGSGLAGASAAATLAELGYKVKVFCFQDSPRRAHSIAAQGGINAAKNYQNDGDSVYRLFYDTIKGGDYRAREANVHRLSEVSGNIIDQSVASGVPFAREYGGLLSNRSFGGTQVQRTFYAAGQTGQQLLLGAYSGLQRQVGLGNVQLLARHEMLDVVNIDGKCRGIIARDLISGKLERHFGHAVLLCTGGYGNVFFLSTNAMGSNVTAAWKAHKKGAFFGNPCYTQIHPTCIPVSGDHQSKLTLMSESLRNDGRIWVPKRKEDAVAIREGKLNPSDLKEEDRDYYLERRYPAFGNLVPRDVASRAAKERCDAGFGVNKTGEAVYLDFAFNMKYKYGKQVATLKHIANPTEEQLTAFGYEVVKEKYGNLFDMYKQITGVDPYKNPMMIYPAVHYTMGGLWVDYNLMTTVPGLYALGEANFSDHGANRLGASALMQGLADGYFVIPYTIGSYLSNEISVKAISTDHEAFVTAEKEVSDRLNKLLTIKGTKPVDYFHRRLGKIMWDKCGMARNIEGLTWAIAEIQKIREEFWKDVRVPGEANEFNPELEKAGRVADFIELGELMCKDALERNESCGGHFREDHQTDEGEAMRDDDNYKHVAAWQFNETGNWTLHKEDLVYENIKIAQRSYK, from the coding sequence ATGTTAGATTCAAAAATTCCTCAAGGCCCACTAGAACAAAAATGGACAAAGTACCGTTCAACAGTTCCTTTGGTAAATCCTGCAAATAAACGTAGTTTAGAAATAATTGTTGTTGGATCTGGATTAGCTGGAGCTTCGGCTGCTGCTACTTTAGCTGAGTTAGGTTATAAAGTAAAAGTATTTTGTTTTCAAGATTCACCTCGTAGAGCGCATTCAATTGCAGCGCAAGGTGGAATAAATGCTGCTAAAAATTATCAAAACGATGGTGATTCAGTTTACCGTTTATTTTATGATACTATTAAAGGTGGTGATTATCGTGCACGCGAGGCAAACGTTCATCGTTTGTCTGAAGTAAGTGGTAATATTATTGACCAATCAGTAGCAAGCGGTGTGCCTTTTGCACGCGAATACGGAGGGTTATTAAGTAACCGTTCGTTTGGTGGAACACAGGTACAACGTACTTTTTATGCTGCAGGCCAAACAGGCCAACAATTATTATTAGGTGCTTATTCTGGTTTACAACGCCAGGTAGGTTTAGGTAATGTTCAATTGCTTGCCCGTCATGAAATGTTAGACGTAGTAAACATTGACGGAAAATGCCGTGGTATTATTGCCCGTGATTTAATTTCGGGTAAATTAGAGCGTCACTTTGGTCATGCAGTATTGTTATGTACCGGTGGTTACGGAAATGTATTTTTCCTTTCAACCAATGCAATGGGAAGTAACGTAACTGCTGCTTGGAAAGCACATAAAAAAGGTGCATTCTTTGGTAATCCTTGTTATACACAAATTCATCCTACTTGTATTCCTGTTTCTGGTGATCACCAGTCAAAATTAACTTTGATGAGTGAGTCGTTACGTAACGATGGACGTATTTGGGTTCCAAAACGCAAAGAAGATGCAGTTGCTATTCGCGAAGGAAAATTAAATCCAAGCGATTTAAAAGAAGAAGACAGAGATTACTATTTAGAAAGACGTTACCCTGCTTTTGGTAATTTAGTTCCGCGCGATGTGGCTTCACGTGCTGCAAAAGAGCGTTGCGATGCCGGATTTGGTGTAAACAAAACAGGTGAAGCTGTTTATTTGGATTTTGCTTTTAACATGAAGTATAAATACGGTAAACAAGTAGCTACTTTAAAACATATTGCAAATCCTACCGAAGAGCAATTAACTGCATTTGGATATGAAGTAGTGAAAGAAAAATACGGAAACTTGTTTGATATGTACAAACAAATTACTGGTGTTGATCCATATAAAAACCCAATGATGATTTATCCAGCGGTACATTATACTATGGGTGGTCTTTGGGTTGATTATAATTTAATGACAACTGTTCCCGGTTTATATGCTTTAGGTGAAGCTAATTTCTCTGACCACGGTGCTAACCGTTTAGGAGCATCAGCTTTAATGCAAGGTTTAGCTGATGGTTATTTTGTAATTCCTTACACTATTGGTTCTTATTTATCGAACGAAATTAGTGTTAAAGCCATCTCAACCGACCACGAAGCGTTTGTAACTGCCGAAAAAGAAGTGAGCGACAGATTGAATAAATTATTAACCATTAAAGGAACCAAGCCGGTTGATTATTTCCATAGACGTTTAGGTAAAATTATGTGGGATAAATGCGGTATGGCTCGTAATATAGAAGGTTTAACCTGGGCTATAGCTGAAATTCAAAAAATAAGGGAAGAGTTTTGGAAAGATGTTCGCGTTCCGGGCGAAGCCAATGAGTTTAATCCTGAACTAGAAAAAGCAGGGCGTGTAGCCGACTTTATAGAGTTAGGAGAATTAATGTGTAAAGATGCTTTAGAGCGTAACGAAAGTTGTGGAGGCCATTTCCGTGAAGATCACCAGACAGACGAAGGTGAAGCGATGCGTGATGATGACAACTACAAACACGTTGCTGCATGGCAGTTTAACGAAACAGGAAACTGGACATTGCACAAAGAAGATTTAGTTTACGAAAACATTAAAATTGCACAACGTAGCTATAAATAA